In Nicotiana tabacum cultivar K326 chromosome 2, ASM71507v2, whole genome shotgun sequence, the following proteins share a genomic window:
- the LOC107791476 gene encoding uncharacterized protein LOC107791476 isoform X3 → MADDADPDYERFLHLIAVGGDEGELADDVVFLEDEAEYEEDEEEEETEEDEEEEEQQEEDEEEEEEEEEDEDIGNEESSTGRTTLRTVLYGNRGGAAISSQQRAINAVNFDNSAMESEDATTGTKGGEKASQDVDKEEDGGGEGEGEWNRSEIEGLFCPICMEAWTNDGDHQICCLPCGHIYGLSCIKKWLQQKGSLGKCPQCNKKCTLKGVRVLYASRLHAVDEELQKKIRSLESRCFSLEKECSDWCKKEVEWRRREAELHKQVGHLKERITCVEGSQSEMQCRSSGRIFGRNIDSKLGRREYANAFVLQKEFQIDGARLFDVDSNGENLMIARRLAGMGGQHMLTKISLLPPHEREDILLPASMKTIKDLHVSPHERVILLASLGKKLSVLSAENNHTVLTYDLPTVPWSCSWDPNNSHYMYAGLQNGMVLQFDGRQTMKPVECMTGLTGNPVHTVCSLSADPTLGAGVRSVLSASSVGLCHWNFGSGEER, encoded by the exons ATGGCCGATGACGCCGACCCGGATTACGAGAGATTCCTCCACCTAATCGCCGTCGGCGGCGACGAGGGTGAACTGGCCGACGACGTCGTCTTTTTAGAagatgaagcagagtatgaggaagacgaagaggaagaagagacagaagaagacgaagaagaagaagaacaacaagaagaagacgaagaagaagaagaagaagaggaggaggacgAAGATATTGGAAATGAAGAGTCGAGTACTGGAAGGACGACATTGCGTACGGTTTTGTACGGGAATCGTGGTGGTGCAGCAATTTCATCTCAACAGCGGGCGATTAATGCTGTGAATTTCGATAATTCCGCTATGGAAAGTGAAGATGCTACGACGGGGACCAAAGGCGGGGAAAAGGCGTCGCAAGATGTTGATAAGGAAGAAGACGGTGGAGGCGAAGGAGAAGGGGAGTGGAATCGAAGTGAGATTGAAGGTTTGTTTTGCCCTATTTGCATGGAAGCTTGGACCAACGACGGCGACCACCAAATCTG cTGCCTTCCTTGTGGGCATATATATGGTTTGTCATGTATCAAGAAGTGGTTGCAACAAAAAGGAAGTTTAGGAAAG TGCCCTCAATGTAATAAGAAATGCACATTGAAGGGTGTCCGAGTGCTTTATGCTTCTCGTCTTCATGCTGTTGATGAAGAGCTTCAAAAG AAAATCCGGTCTCTTGAATCTAGATGTTTTTCTCTTGAAAAAGag TGCAGTGATTGGTGTAAGAAAGAAGTTGAGTGGAGGAGGAGAGAAGCCGAGTTGCATAAGCAAGTGGGGCACCTCAAAGAG AGAATAACTTGTGTAGAGGGCTCACAAAGCGAGATGCAGTGCAGGTCATCTGGACGCATTTTTG GGCGCAATATTGACTCCAAATTGGGAAGACGTGAATATGCGAACGCTTTTGTTTTACAG AAAGAGTTTCAGATTGATGGCGCTCGCCTATTTGATGTGGATAGTAACGGTGAGAATTTGATGATTGCCAGAAGGCTCGCTGGAATGGGAGGGCAGCATATGCTTACCAAA ATCAGCCTATTACCTCCGCATGAAAGAGAAGACATTCTGCTTCCTGCGAGCATGAAAACTATCAAGGACTTGCATGTTTCTCCTCATGAAAGAGTCATACTCTTGGCTTCCTTAGGGAAGAAGTTGTCAGTTCTTAG TGCTGAAAACAACCATACTGTTCTGACATATGACTTACCG ACTGTTCCTTGGTCATGTTCGTGGGATCCCAACAATTCACATTACATGTATGCCGGATTACAG AATGGTATGGTTTTGCAGTTTGATGGGCGTCAAACTATGAAGCCAGTGGAATGTATGACTGGGTTGACAGGAAATCCTGTTCATACCGTGTGCTCTCTTTCAGCTGATCCTACACTTGGTGCTGGCGTCAGAAGTGTTCTTTCTGCATCGTCAGTAGGCTTGTGCCACTGGAACTTTGGTAGCGGTGAAGAAAGGTGA
- the LOC107791476 gene encoding uncharacterized protein LOC107791476 isoform X2, with amino-acid sequence MADDADPDYERFLHLIAVGGDEGELADDVVFLEDEAEYEEDEEEEETEEDEEEEEQQEEDEEEEEEEEEDEDIGNEESSTGRTTLRTVLYGNRGGAAISSQQRAINAVNFDNSAMESEDATTGTKGGEKASQDVDKEEDGGGEGEGEWNRSEIEGLFCPICMEAWTNDGDHQICCLPCGHIYGLSCIKKWLQQKGSLGKCPQCNKKCTLKGVRVLYASRLHAVDEELQKKIRSLESRCFSLEKECSDWCKKEVEWRRREAELHKQVGHLKEVIWTHFCTYPCHAGRNIDSKLGRREYANAFVLQKEFQIDGARLFDVDSNGENLMIARRLAGMGGQHMLTKISLLPPHEREDILLPASMKTIKDLHVSPHERVILLASLGKKLSVLSAENNHTVLTYDLPTVPWSCSWDPNNSHYMYAGLQNGMVLQFDGRQTMKPVECMTGLTGNPVHTVCSLSADPTLGAGVRSVLSASSVGLCHWNFGSGEERPCLVPESENQGICISLACGDRNDDIVASFRPKLEIIGDMAASQVPLTPPVMEQAVEGSHVLYRRVGSRYLKLGASCAKMSGIRLPKSAIIDRGNQNPLFASGDEATMELVLQELPSLNVAQRIKSLNGPIRDVRYTCLLNTGLLGCLSDDNLQLCSTKLQ; translated from the exons ATGGCCGATGACGCCGACCCGGATTACGAGAGATTCCTCCACCTAATCGCCGTCGGCGGCGACGAGGGTGAACTGGCCGACGACGTCGTCTTTTTAGAagatgaagcagagtatgaggaagacgaagaggaagaagagacagaagaagacgaagaagaagaagaacaacaagaagaagacgaagaagaagaagaagaagaggaggaggacgAAGATATTGGAAATGAAGAGTCGAGTACTGGAAGGACGACATTGCGTACGGTTTTGTACGGGAATCGTGGTGGTGCAGCAATTTCATCTCAACAGCGGGCGATTAATGCTGTGAATTTCGATAATTCCGCTATGGAAAGTGAAGATGCTACGACGGGGACCAAAGGCGGGGAAAAGGCGTCGCAAGATGTTGATAAGGAAGAAGACGGTGGAGGCGAAGGAGAAGGGGAGTGGAATCGAAGTGAGATTGAAGGTTTGTTTTGCCCTATTTGCATGGAAGCTTGGACCAACGACGGCGACCACCAAATCTG cTGCCTTCCTTGTGGGCATATATATGGTTTGTCATGTATCAAGAAGTGGTTGCAACAAAAAGGAAGTTTAGGAAAG TGCCCTCAATGTAATAAGAAATGCACATTGAAGGGTGTCCGAGTGCTTTATGCTTCTCGTCTTCATGCTGTTGATGAAGAGCTTCAAAAG AAAATCCGGTCTCTTGAATCTAGATGTTTTTCTCTTGAAAAAGag TGCAGTGATTGGTGTAAGAAAGAAGTTGAGTGGAGGAGGAGAGAAGCCGAGTTGCATAAGCAAGTGGGGCACCTCAAAGAG GTCATCTGGACGCATTTTTG TACCTATCCATGTCATGCAGGGCGCAATATTGACTCCAAATTGGGAAGACGTGAATATGCGAACGCTTTTGTTTTACAG AAAGAGTTTCAGATTGATGGCGCTCGCCTATTTGATGTGGATAGTAACGGTGAGAATTTGATGATTGCCAGAAGGCTCGCTGGAATGGGAGGGCAGCATATGCTTACCAAA ATCAGCCTATTACCTCCGCATGAAAGAGAAGACATTCTGCTTCCTGCGAGCATGAAAACTATCAAGGACTTGCATGTTTCTCCTCATGAAAGAGTCATACTCTTGGCTTCCTTAGGGAAGAAGTTGTCAGTTCTTAG TGCTGAAAACAACCATACTGTTCTGACATATGACTTACCG ACTGTTCCTTGGTCATGTTCGTGGGATCCCAACAATTCACATTACATGTATGCCGGATTACAG AATGGTATGGTTTTGCAGTTTGATGGGCGTCAAACTATGAAGCCAGTGGAATGTATGACTGGGTTGACAGGAAATCCTGTTCATACCGTGTGCTCTCTTTCAGCTGATCCTACACTTGGTGCTGGCGTCAGAAGTGTTCTTTCTGCATCGTCAGTAGGCTTGTGCCACTGGAACTTTGGTAGCGGTGAAGAAAG GCCGTGCTTGGTTCCTGAATCAGAGAATCAAGGAATCTGTATATCTCTCGCTTGTGGAGATAGAAATGATGACATAGTTGCCTCTTTCCGTCCTAAACTGGAGATCATTGGCGACATGGCTGCTTCGCAAGTACCGCTTACTCCTCCAGTAATGGAGCAAGCTGTAGAGGGTTCTCATGTTCTTTACAGGAGAGTGGGTAGCAGATACCTGAAGTTAGGAGCTTCTTGTGCCAAAATGAGTGGCATTCGACTTCCAAAATCTGCTATAATAGATAGAGGGAATCAGAACCCCTTGTTTGCTTCTGGTGATGAAGCAACAATGGAACTGGTGTTACAAGAATTGCCATCTTTAAATGTGGCTCAGCGTATTAAATCTCTCAACGGCCCTATTCGTGATGTGAGGTATACGTGCCTCCTAAACACAGGATTGCTTGGTTGTTTGAGTGATGATAACTTGCAGCTTTGCTCAACCAAGCTCCAATGA
- the LOC107791476 gene encoding uncharacterized protein LOC107791476 isoform X1, giving the protein MADDADPDYERFLHLIAVGGDEGELADDVVFLEDEAEYEEDEEEEETEEDEEEEEQQEEDEEEEEEEEEDEDIGNEESSTGRTTLRTVLYGNRGGAAISSQQRAINAVNFDNSAMESEDATTGTKGGEKASQDVDKEEDGGGEGEGEWNRSEIEGLFCPICMEAWTNDGDHQICCLPCGHIYGLSCIKKWLQQKGSLGKCPQCNKKCTLKGVRVLYASRLHAVDEELQKKIRSLESRCFSLEKECSDWCKKEVEWRRREAELHKQVGHLKERITCVEGSQSEMQCRSSGRIFGRNIDSKLGRREYANAFVLQKEFQIDGARLFDVDSNGENLMIARRLAGMGGQHMLTKISLLPPHEREDILLPASMKTIKDLHVSPHERVILLASLGKKLSVLSAENNHTVLTYDLPTVPWSCSWDPNNSHYMYAGLQNGMVLQFDGRQTMKPVECMTGLTGNPVHTVCSLSADPTLGAGVRSVLSASSVGLCHWNFGSGEERPCLVPESENQGICISLACGDRNDDIVASFRPKLEIIGDMAASQVPLTPPVMEQAVEGSHVLYRRVGSRYLKLGASCAKMSGIRLPKSAIIDRGNQNPLFASGDEATMELVLQELPSLNVAQRIKSLNGPIRDVRYTCLLNTGLLGCLSDDNLQLCSTKLQ; this is encoded by the exons ATGGCCGATGACGCCGACCCGGATTACGAGAGATTCCTCCACCTAATCGCCGTCGGCGGCGACGAGGGTGAACTGGCCGACGACGTCGTCTTTTTAGAagatgaagcagagtatgaggaagacgaagaggaagaagagacagaagaagacgaagaagaagaagaacaacaagaagaagacgaagaagaagaagaagaagaggaggaggacgAAGATATTGGAAATGAAGAGTCGAGTACTGGAAGGACGACATTGCGTACGGTTTTGTACGGGAATCGTGGTGGTGCAGCAATTTCATCTCAACAGCGGGCGATTAATGCTGTGAATTTCGATAATTCCGCTATGGAAAGTGAAGATGCTACGACGGGGACCAAAGGCGGGGAAAAGGCGTCGCAAGATGTTGATAAGGAAGAAGACGGTGGAGGCGAAGGAGAAGGGGAGTGGAATCGAAGTGAGATTGAAGGTTTGTTTTGCCCTATTTGCATGGAAGCTTGGACCAACGACGGCGACCACCAAATCTG cTGCCTTCCTTGTGGGCATATATATGGTTTGTCATGTATCAAGAAGTGGTTGCAACAAAAAGGAAGTTTAGGAAAG TGCCCTCAATGTAATAAGAAATGCACATTGAAGGGTGTCCGAGTGCTTTATGCTTCTCGTCTTCATGCTGTTGATGAAGAGCTTCAAAAG AAAATCCGGTCTCTTGAATCTAGATGTTTTTCTCTTGAAAAAGag TGCAGTGATTGGTGTAAGAAAGAAGTTGAGTGGAGGAGGAGAGAAGCCGAGTTGCATAAGCAAGTGGGGCACCTCAAAGAG AGAATAACTTGTGTAGAGGGCTCACAAAGCGAGATGCAGTGCAGGTCATCTGGACGCATTTTTG GGCGCAATATTGACTCCAAATTGGGAAGACGTGAATATGCGAACGCTTTTGTTTTACAG AAAGAGTTTCAGATTGATGGCGCTCGCCTATTTGATGTGGATAGTAACGGTGAGAATTTGATGATTGCCAGAAGGCTCGCTGGAATGGGAGGGCAGCATATGCTTACCAAA ATCAGCCTATTACCTCCGCATGAAAGAGAAGACATTCTGCTTCCTGCGAGCATGAAAACTATCAAGGACTTGCATGTTTCTCCTCATGAAAGAGTCATACTCTTGGCTTCCTTAGGGAAGAAGTTGTCAGTTCTTAG TGCTGAAAACAACCATACTGTTCTGACATATGACTTACCG ACTGTTCCTTGGTCATGTTCGTGGGATCCCAACAATTCACATTACATGTATGCCGGATTACAG AATGGTATGGTTTTGCAGTTTGATGGGCGTCAAACTATGAAGCCAGTGGAATGTATGACTGGGTTGACAGGAAATCCTGTTCATACCGTGTGCTCTCTTTCAGCTGATCCTACACTTGGTGCTGGCGTCAGAAGTGTTCTTTCTGCATCGTCAGTAGGCTTGTGCCACTGGAACTTTGGTAGCGGTGAAGAAAG GCCGTGCTTGGTTCCTGAATCAGAGAATCAAGGAATCTGTATATCTCTCGCTTGTGGAGATAGAAATGATGACATAGTTGCCTCTTTCCGTCCTAAACTGGAGATCATTGGCGACATGGCTGCTTCGCAAGTACCGCTTACTCCTCCAGTAATGGAGCAAGCTGTAGAGGGTTCTCATGTTCTTTACAGGAGAGTGGGTAGCAGATACCTGAAGTTAGGAGCTTCTTGTGCCAAAATGAGTGGCATTCGACTTCCAAAATCTGCTATAATAGATAGAGGGAATCAGAACCCCTTGTTTGCTTCTGGTGATGAAGCAACAATGGAACTGGTGTTACAAGAATTGCCATCTTTAAATGTGGCTCAGCGTATTAAATCTCTCAACGGCCCTATTCGTGATGTGAGGTATACGTGCCTCCTAAACACAGGATTGCTTGGTTGTTTGAGTGATGATAACTTGCAGCTTTGCTCAACCAAGCTCCAATGA